A region of Bacteroidota bacterium DNA encodes the following proteins:
- a CDS encoding HAD family hydrolase, protein MNRIGIFLDRDGTINEEVDYLSSPLDLHLIPGAADAIREANESGFKVFIITNQSGIARGILTEERLAEIHAALVSALARQHATIDKIYYCPHHPDFGEPPFRAVCNCRKPGTGMIDAAVREFGIDISKSFVIGDRMIDVQTGNNAGAASILVLTGYGRKELELCRLNGVPVGHVAEDLPDAIHYVKQTFQQVVS, encoded by the coding sequence ATGAACCGTATAGGGATTTTTCTCGACCGCGACGGCACCATTAATGAAGAAGTAGATTATCTTTCCTCTCCGCTCGACCTTCACCTGATCCCCGGCGCGGCGGACGCCATCCGCGAAGCCAACGAATCCGGATTTAAGGTATTTATCATCACCAACCAGTCCGGAATCGCCCGGGGCATCCTCACCGAGGAACGATTGGCGGAAATCCACGCGGCTCTCGTCTCCGCGCTCGCAAGGCAGCATGCGACGATCGACAAGATTTACTATTGCCCCCACCATCCCGATTTCGGAGAACCCCCCTTCCGGGCGGTCTGCAATTGCCGCAAGCCGGGAACCGGAATGATCGATGCGGCTGTTCGGGAGTTCGGGATCGACATATCGAAATCGTTCGTGATCGGCGACCGGATGATTGATGTCCAGACCGGAAACAACGCCGGCGCGGCCTCGATCCTCGTTCTCACCGGCTACGGGCGGAAAGAACTGGAACTCTGCCGCCTGAACGGGGTTCCCGTCGGGCATGTCGCCGAAGATCTCCCCGATGCAATCCACTATGTCAAGCAGACATTCCAGCAGGTGGTGTCCTAA
- the porU gene encoding type IX secretion system sortase PorU, translated as MITYRTNIATTNKEASFLLTSIILCSTVSGGISPSYGGSREIQIVQSDRNGVTVLYEPQFRTPSRVPSPGQEFVRYDFEGAVVSGRPLPGEPELRVRRIPLRLPDRAGNSVEILKADYEDIPNVTLLPVAGLHPGELDPVRSYAPDRAAYSRTEFLPGRIATLENVGESRRMILGDLTISPMQYNAGLRTLRKYTRILVRVNFGGEGAAAASNDPMARGLALNEAAFSSTLSGSPGRRAATLRNSVLSSGVWYRFPIAADGVYKLTGQALLNAGIPSGTDPKTIRIFGNGGFELPAAVTAPSADDLIENAVYTFDGGSQGALDPGDYVAFYAKGVRGWTYNPATRSFSHYINHFTETDYCWLTYGNTPAKAMAVSPSLNQPGVPAVTTILGMESREDDRVNLLSSGQEWLGPPMSNGEQATYVTSLPGLDNSQQISYRFHVGAQSHDFSTFAIKEHGVQLGANVILSGTDVGNDLARQLTDAVLVRSIQPAFSDGQSQLRFAYSTSNVGGTGYVDWYEIFYRRKLQAQNDLFNFRAQDTSAAAGYDVTGFSGGPVLVFDVTKFDSAVFVSGPRVSADTCSFQVQLAAGSAKEFYAVGANGFKTPGQLSRVPNQNLHGDPAEADYIIVTHPDFDGAAQRLRTFREQQAPNPLRSLVVDVDDIYNEFGGGLPSPVAIRNYLRYVYSNWSRPPKYLLLFGDGDYDYRRIVATGPDWIPAWETVESFDPLGTYASDDDFAILDNNVRVDLGVGRLTVRSAQEANTVVDKIVEYETNPVEDPWKIRATFVADDALAGVLPNGTIENDGTQHMDQAEDVARRIPPLFDVKKIYEFEYPTVFTPEGRRKPGVTAAIIDQVNQGTMIMNFSGHGNPQLWTHEHCLVNATDFPQFHNKGKYFFLVAATCNFSAFDQLDQQSGGELLQTMPGAGAIATFSATRPVFQSLNATLNVIVFQNLFQLDSAGRVLPQRLGDVVYRAKQIRTTDNDRKYFLLGDPALSIAFPRLYASVDSINHQPASLTAQLQALSHAAVTATVRDTASSGILPVSGQAQIVVNDAQGTIQLTDPDAGLVTFRTEGSVLFRGAATLNNGTISSTFVVPKDISYRNDFGRITTYFWNGSTDGAGYTANVRVGGSDSAAVPDSTGPLLRLYLDSRGFRPGDIVSATPLFIADLSDVSGINTSGSGVGHRLEAWLDDQPESIDLSAFYQSKTDTYQEGTVEYRFGTLPAGSHKLRMRAWDTYNNSTMTETIFSVLEGAGLDITNVYNYPNPFSSTTLFTFEQSQVSGVDAEVKIYTVAGRMIQSLKKANLNEHFVQIPWDGRDRDGDLLANGVYLYKLIARTQDGRFSKEVLGKLSIIR; from the coding sequence TTGATCACTTACAGGACCAATATCGCGACCACGAACAAGGAGGCGTCATTTCTCCTTACATCCATTATTCTTTGCTCCACCGTATCCGGAGGCATCTCCCCGTCGTATGGCGGGTCAAGGGAGATACAGATCGTGCAATCGGATAGAAACGGAGTCACGGTACTCTACGAACCGCAATTCCGGACGCCTTCCCGCGTCCCTTCCCCGGGCCAGGAGTTCGTCCGGTACGATTTCGAGGGCGCTGTCGTTTCGGGGCGGCCGCTCCCGGGTGAGCCCGAGCTGCGCGTCCGCCGGATACCTCTTCGGCTTCCGGACCGGGCCGGGAACAGCGTCGAAATCCTGAAAGCGGATTATGAGGATATCCCCAACGTGACGCTCCTTCCCGTCGCCGGCCTCCACCCTGGCGAACTTGATCCGGTTCGTTCCTACGCGCCCGACCGGGCGGCGTATTCTCGGACGGAGTTTCTTCCCGGCCGGATTGCCACCCTGGAGAACGTAGGGGAGAGCAGAAGGATGATTCTCGGGGATCTCACGATTTCACCGATGCAGTATAACGCCGGACTCCGGACCCTCAGGAAATATACCCGCATCCTCGTGCGGGTAAATTTCGGGGGAGAGGGCGCCGCTGCGGCCTCCAATGACCCGATGGCCCGGGGCCTCGCGCTCAATGAGGCGGCGTTCAGTTCCACCCTTTCCGGATCCCCCGGACGCCGGGCCGCGACCCTCCGCAACAGCGTACTGAGCAGCGGAGTCTGGTACCGGTTTCCGATCGCGGCCGACGGAGTGTACAAGCTCACAGGCCAGGCCTTGCTGAACGCGGGGATTCCCTCGGGAACGGATCCGAAGACGATCCGAATCTTCGGGAACGGCGGATTTGAGCTCCCGGCTGCCGTCACCGCACCCTCGGCGGACGACCTCATCGAAAACGCGGTCTATACGTTCGACGGGGGAAGCCAGGGCGCGTTGGATCCCGGCGACTATGTCGCCTTCTACGCGAAGGGCGTGCGGGGATGGACCTACAATCCGGCGACGCGCTCCTTCAGCCATTACATAAACCATTTTACCGAGACAGACTATTGCTGGCTGACGTACGGGAACACGCCGGCGAAGGCGATGGCGGTCTCGCCTTCCCTGAATCAGCCCGGAGTCCCGGCGGTCACCACGATTCTCGGCATGGAATCACGCGAGGATGACCGTGTGAATCTTCTCTCCTCCGGCCAGGAATGGCTTGGCCCGCCGATGAGCAACGGAGAGCAGGCGACGTACGTCACTTCGCTTCCCGGCCTCGACAATTCCCAGCAGATCAGCTACCGGTTTCACGTCGGAGCCCAATCCCACGATTTCTCGACGTTCGCGATCAAGGAACACGGGGTTCAGCTCGGCGCGAACGTGATCCTGAGCGGAACCGACGTCGGAAACGATCTTGCGAGGCAGCTCACCGACGCGGTGCTCGTGAGGTCGATCCAGCCCGCCTTCTCGGACGGGCAGAGCCAGCTCCGGTTCGCCTATTCGACATCGAACGTGGGAGGGACCGGATACGTCGATTGGTATGAGATCTTTTACAGGCGGAAGCTGCAGGCGCAAAACGACCTCTTCAACTTCCGGGCGCAGGATACTTCGGCGGCGGCCGGGTACGACGTGACGGGGTTCAGCGGCGGCCCGGTGCTCGTGTTCGACGTGACGAAATTCGACAGCGCCGTGTTCGTTTCGGGCCCGCGCGTCTCGGCCGACACCTGTTCGTTTCAGGTTCAGCTGGCGGCGGGAAGCGCGAAAGAATTCTACGCGGTGGGCGCGAACGGGTTCAAGACCCCGGGCCAGCTTTCGCGGGTCCCCAATCAGAATCTCCACGGCGATCCGGCGGAGGCCGACTACATCATCGTCACGCATCCCGACTTTGACGGCGCGGCGCAGCGGCTGAGAACCTTCCGCGAGCAACAGGCGCCGAATCCGCTGCGGTCCCTCGTGGTCGATGTCGACGATATCTACAACGAATTCGGCGGCGGCCTGCCGAGCCCCGTCGCGATCCGCAATTATCTCCGGTACGTCTATTCGAACTGGTCGCGTCCCCCGAAGTACCTCCTGCTGTTCGGCGACGGCGACTACGATTATCGAAGGATTGTCGCCACCGGCCCCGACTGGATACCGGCGTGGGAAACCGTCGAGTCGTTCGATCCGCTCGGCACCTATGCCAGCGACGACGATTTCGCCATCCTCGACAATAACGTGCGCGTCGACCTGGGGGTGGGGCGCCTGACAGTCCGGTCGGCGCAGGAGGCGAACACGGTCGTCGACAAGATCGTCGAATATGAAACAAACCCGGTCGAGGATCCGTGGAAGATCCGCGCCACCTTCGTGGCGGACGACGCCCTGGCGGGCGTGCTCCCGAACGGAACGATAGAAAACGACGGAACCCAGCACATGGACCAGGCGGAGGACGTCGCCCGCAGGATTCCGCCGCTCTTCGACGTGAAGAAGATTTACGAGTTCGAGTATCCGACTGTCTTCACGCCCGAAGGACGAAGGAAGCCCGGGGTGACCGCGGCCATCATCGACCAGGTGAACCAGGGAACGATGATCATGAATTTTTCGGGACACGGCAACCCGCAGCTGTGGACGCACGAGCACTGTCTCGTGAACGCGACGGACTTCCCCCAGTTTCACAACAAGGGGAAATATTTTTTCCTGGTGGCGGCGACGTGCAATTTCTCGGCCTTCGACCAGCTCGATCAGCAGAGCGGCGGGGAATTGCTGCAGACTATGCCCGGCGCGGGGGCGATTGCGACATTCTCGGCCACGAGGCCGGTGTTCCAGAGCCTGAACGCCACGCTCAACGTGATCGTGTTCCAGAACCTGTTCCAGCTCGACAGCGCGGGGCGGGTGTTGCCGCAGCGTCTGGGCGACGTGGTCTACCGCGCGAAGCAGATCCGGACGACCGACAACGACAGAAAATACTTTTTGCTGGGTGATCCGGCGCTGAGCATCGCCTTTCCCCGGCTCTATGCCTCCGTGGACAGCATCAACCACCAGCCCGCGTCGCTGACGGCCCAGCTTCAGGCCCTCAGCCATGCGGCGGTCACCGCCACGGTCCGGGATACCGCATCGTCGGGAATCCTCCCCGTCTCCGGGCAGGCCCAGATCGTCGTGAACGACGCCCAGGGGACGATCCAGCTCACCGATCCCGACGCCGGGCTCGTCACGTTCAGGACGGAAGGGAGCGTCCTGTTCCGGGGCGCCGCGACGCTGAACAACGGAACCATCAGCTCGACATTCGTCGTGCCGAAAGACATCTCCTACCGGAACGACTTCGGACGCATCACCACCTATTTCTGGAACGGCTCCACCGACGGCGCGGGATATACCGCAAACGTCCGCGTGGGCGGATCCGACTCGGCGGCGGTCCCCGACTCGACAGGTCCGCTCCTCCGGCTCTATCTCGACAGCAGGGGATTCAGGCCGGGCGACATCGTCAGCGCAACGCCGTTATTTATTGCGGACCTCTCCGACGTCAGCGGGATCAACACGTCGGGCTCCGGAGTCGGGCACCGGCTGGAAGCCTGGCTTGACGACCAGCCCGAGAGCATCGACCTGAGCGCGTTCTATCAGAGCAAGACGGATACCTACCAGGAAGGCACGGTCGAGTACCGGTTCGGAACGCTCCCGGCGGGAAGCCACAAGCTCAGGATGCGCGCGTGGGACACCTACAACAATTCCACCATGACGGAGACGATCTTCAGCGTCCTGGAAGGCGCGGGGTTGGATATCACCAACGTCTACAATTATCCCAACCCGTTCTCCTCCACGACCCTGTTCACCTTCGAGCAGAGCCAGGTCTCCGGAGTCGACGCGGAGGTCAAGATTTACACCGTCGCCGGCCGCATGATCCAGTCGCTGAAGAAAGCGAATCTCAACGAGCATTTTGTCCAGATTCCGTGGGACGGGCGCGACCGCGACGGCGATCTCCTCGCCAACGGAGTCTATCTTTATAAATTAATCGCCAGGACTCAGGACGGCAGGTTTTCGAAGGAAGTCCTCGGCAAATTGAGCATTATCAGATGA
- a CDS encoding glycogen/starch synthase, whose product MAKPIGILYVASEADPFIKSGSIGELAGSLPKTVRSMGHDIRVMLPGYGSINTRRFQIHNLLRMKDIEIPIGGKMEQASVRSSYLNSENQKVLVYFLANDRFFSRDGLYFHPSTKKYFADNDERFIFFCRGVLETLKKLRWQPDIIHCNDWQCGLIPAYLNSIYKNDPYFKRMKTVFTVFSLASHGSFPKNSFEKAGLPSHVCGTNGDGMGRFNFLSAGLTFADVITTLGNRAEQGIRIAPQDGVDKILQARKNSIVSMGTETHNGNGNGLLARKFIDVYRELAKNGR is encoded by the coding sequence ATGGCCAAGCCGATAGGAATCCTCTACGTCGCGAGTGAGGCGGATCCCTTTATCAAGTCAGGGAGTATCGGAGAACTTGCCGGCAGCCTGCCCAAGACCGTCCGATCAATGGGTCATGACATCCGTGTCATGCTTCCCGGGTACGGGAGTATCAACACCCGCCGTTTCCAGATACACAATCTTCTCCGGATGAAGGACATCGAAATCCCCATCGGGGGAAAAATGGAGCAGGCGAGCGTGCGATCCTCTTACCTGAACAGCGAGAATCAAAAGGTCCTGGTCTACTTCCTCGCCAACGACCGGTTTTTCAGCAGGGACGGCCTCTATTTCCACCCCTCGACCAAGAAATACTTTGCCGACAACGACGAGCGGTTCATTTTCTTCTGCCGCGGCGTTCTCGAGACGCTGAAAAAATTACGCTGGCAACCGGACATCATTCACTGCAACGACTGGCAGTGCGGACTGATCCCGGCATACCTGAACTCGATCTACAAAAACGATCCCTACTTCAAGCGGATGAAGACCGTGTTTACGGTGTTCAGCCTCGCTTCCCACGGCTCGTTCCCGAAAAATTCGTTCGAGAAAGCCGGCCTCCCCTCGCATGTCTGCGGCACGAACGGGGACGGGATGGGGCGGTTTAATTTCCTCTCTGCCGGCCTGACATTCGCGGACGTCATCACCACGCTCGGCAACCGCGCGGAGCAGGGTATCCGGATCGCGCCCCAGGACGGCGTCGACAAGATCCTGCAGGCCCGGAAGAACAGCATCGTCTCCATGGGGACGGAAACACACAACGGAAACGGAAACGGATTGCTAGCCCGAAAATTCATTGACGTCTATCGAGAGCTGGCAAAAAACGGCCGATGA